The following proteins are co-located in the Paraburkholderia phytofirmans PsJN genome:
- a CDS encoding DedA family protein yields the protein MDTLLHFVNLVLHIDKFLGDFIHVYGAWVYAVLFLIVFCETGLVILPFLPGDSLLFIGGAFCATGEMNIGLLIVLLLVAAIAGNTVNYMIGRAIGPRVFNSHIPFLERFLDRSALQKTHNFYEKHGGKTIVLARFIPVVRTFAPFVAGASEMTVSRFQLFNFAGAFFWVLLLTLLGYFFGNIPFIRQYLNVIVLVGIGAAVVPVVLGALWKMMRKNTSNANNR from the coding sequence TTGGACACGTTGCTACATTTCGTCAACCTTGTCTTGCATATCGACAAGTTCCTCGGAGACTTCATTCATGTGTACGGCGCCTGGGTCTACGCGGTGCTGTTTCTGATCGTGTTCTGCGAAACCGGGCTCGTGATCCTGCCGTTCCTGCCGGGCGATTCGCTGCTGTTCATCGGCGGCGCTTTTTGCGCGACTGGCGAAATGAACATTGGGTTGCTGATCGTGTTGCTGCTCGTTGCGGCCATCGCCGGCAATACCGTCAACTATATGATCGGGCGGGCCATCGGGCCGCGAGTGTTCAATTCGCACATTCCGTTTCTCGAACGCTTTCTCGATCGCAGCGCACTGCAGAAGACGCACAACTTCTATGAGAAGCATGGCGGCAAAACCATCGTGCTGGCGCGTTTCATTCCGGTGGTGCGGACCTTCGCGCCGTTCGTCGCGGGCGCATCGGAAATGACGGTGAGCCGGTTCCAGTTGTTCAACTTTGCCGGCGCTTTTTTCTGGGTGTTGCTGCTGACGTTGCTCGGCTACTTCTTCGGCAATATTCCGTTCATCCGTCAGTATCTGAATGTGATCGTGCTGGTGGGTATCGGCGCGGCGGTCGTGCCCGTCGTGCTTGGAGCGTTGTGGAAGATGATGCGCAAGAACACGTCGAATGCGAACAACCGCTGA
- the mutL gene encoding DNA mismatch repair endonuclease MutL, whose translation MSEFSETPAGLDAATAVSAAAPAPRPLRAIQPLPDQLISQIAAGEVVERPASVVKELLENALDAGARSLRILLDEGGVKRISITDDGCGIPENELVLALMRHATSKIRSLAELEAVATLGFRGEALASIASVAQMTITSRTADAAHAVRVDADTGVLSPAAGTQGTTIEVRELYFNTPARRKFLKSEQTELGHCLEQIRRAALARPDVAISVLHNGKAIEHWNASEPPVRVAKILGETFATAHLPLDESAGPLAVYGCAGLPTASRGRADQQYFFVNGRFVRDKLLTHAVRAAYEDVLHGERYPSYVLFLDLPPEAVDVNVHPSKIEVRFRDSRSIHQFVFHAVQRALARHAGASPETTAGGHAAHLEPTAGGPASFGATPLDGAGIGGGAFGAGNGAGGFGGGSGGTSGGGFGSSQPGQPGNTWMRQARMTQGTLPVAQPLAFYDALFGRKDTNTGTAEGATLFEARDSAAESPSPYNASAPYPAPAFHAADDQPLGFALGQIHGIYVLAQNAHGLVIVDMHAAHERILYEQFKNALADRTIAVQPLLIPQSMQADPIEIGTVEEERDTLDALGFDLAVLSPTTLAIRAVPALLKDADLQALARAVLSDLHAYGGSRVLTERQHEMLGTLACHHAVRANRRLTLDEMNALLRQMEATERADQCNHGRPTWYQLTLSDLDRLFMRGQ comes from the coding sequence ATGTCCGAATTCTCCGAAACGCCTGCCGGCCTCGACGCCGCGACTGCGGTTTCCGCCGCCGCGCCCGCCCCACGCCCGTTACGCGCGATCCAGCCCCTTCCCGATCAGTTGATCAGCCAGATCGCCGCCGGCGAGGTGGTCGAGCGGCCGGCCTCGGTCGTCAAGGAACTGCTGGAAAATGCACTCGACGCGGGCGCGCGGTCGCTGCGCATCCTGCTCGACGAAGGCGGCGTCAAACGGATCTCGATTACGGACGACGGCTGCGGCATCCCCGAAAACGAACTCGTGCTCGCGCTGATGCGCCATGCGACCAGCAAAATCCGCTCGCTTGCCGAGTTGGAAGCCGTCGCTACGCTCGGGTTCCGCGGCGAGGCGCTGGCTTCGATTGCCTCGGTCGCGCAGATGACCATCACGAGCCGCACGGCCGACGCGGCGCACGCGGTGCGGGTGGATGCGGACACCGGCGTGCTGAGCCCGGCGGCGGGCACTCAGGGCACCACGATCGAAGTCCGCGAGTTGTATTTCAACACGCCGGCACGCCGCAAGTTTTTGAAGAGCGAGCAGACCGAACTCGGCCATTGTCTCGAACAGATTCGCCGCGCGGCGCTGGCGCGGCCGGATGTCGCGATTTCGGTGCTGCATAACGGCAAGGCAATCGAACACTGGAACGCCAGCGAGCCGCCCGTGCGGGTCGCGAAGATTCTCGGCGAGACGTTCGCGACCGCCCATCTGCCGCTCGACGAATCCGCCGGACCGCTGGCCGTCTACGGTTGCGCGGGTCTGCCGACCGCGAGCCGCGGGCGGGCCGATCAGCAATATTTTTTCGTCAACGGCCGCTTTGTGCGCGACAAGCTGCTTACGCACGCCGTGCGCGCCGCTTATGAAGATGTCTTGCACGGCGAGCGCTATCCGTCCTATGTGCTGTTCCTCGATCTGCCGCCTGAAGCGGTCGATGTGAACGTGCATCCGTCGAAGATCGAGGTGCGGTTCCGCGATTCGCGCTCGATTCACCAGTTCGTTTTTCACGCCGTGCAGCGCGCGCTGGCGCGACATGCGGGCGCATCGCCGGAAACGACGGCGGGCGGGCATGCGGCGCATCTGGAGCCCACGGCCGGCGGACCGGCCTCGTTTGGCGCAACGCCGTTGGATGGCGCGGGCATCGGCGGCGGCGCTTTCGGTGCGGGCAACGGCGCAGGCGGCTTCGGCGGCGGCTCGGGTGGCACATCGGGCGGCGGCTTCGGCTCGTCGCAACCAGGCCAGCCAGGCAACACGTGGATGCGCCAGGCTCGCATGACGCAGGGCACGCTGCCGGTCGCACAACCGCTCGCGTTTTACGACGCGCTGTTTGGCCGCAAAGACACCAACACCGGTACGGCAGAAGGCGCCACGCTGTTCGAAGCGCGCGACTCGGCAGCCGAATCGCCATCGCCGTACAACGCGTCCGCGCCCTACCCGGCGCCCGCTTTCCACGCCGCCGACGATCAACCGCTCGGCTTCGCCCTCGGTCAGATCCATGGCATCTACGTGCTGGCGCAGAACGCGCACGGTCTGGTGATCGTCGACATGCACGCCGCCCACGAGCGCATTCTGTACGAGCAGTTCAAGAACGCGCTGGCCGATCGCACGATTGCCGTGCAACCGCTGCTGATCCCGCAATCCATGCAGGCGGACCCGATCGAAATCGGCACCGTGGAAGAAGAGCGCGACACGCTCGACGCGCTCGGCTTCGACCTCGCCGTGCTGTCGCCCACCACGCTCGCGATCCGCGCCGTGCCGGCGCTGCTGAAAGACGCCGATCTGCAGGCGCTGGCGCGCGCGGTTCTCTCCGATCTGCATGCGTACGGCGGCTCGCGCGTGTTGACCGAACGTCAGCACGAGATGCTCGGCACGCTCGCCTGCCATCACGCGGTGCGCGCGAATCGTCGTCTGACGCTCGATGAAATGAATGCGCTGCTGCGTCAGATGGAAGCCACCGAGCGCGCCGATCAATGCAATCACGGGCGTCCCACGTGGTATCAGTTGACGCTGTCCGATCTGGATCGGCTGTTCATGCGCGGGCAATGA
- a CDS encoding porin codes for MKRIKHVKITLTSTAVLAAAPAFAQSSVTLYGIVDAGIGYLSSSTPKGATGGKSSITMNSGMWSGSRFGLKGSEDLGDGTRAIFVLEEGFSSATGAQSVSGLAFNRQAFVGVENKSYGTFTGGRQYTSYYQLLSPYSPTKWLTGAYGAHPGDIDSLDTSYRVSNELKYTSPVFNGLTLGGSYALSGTPGSLYSGSTWSVAAQYTNGPIGIATGFMRVNNATTNGGPWGSNSTLSNNGSQPAVSAINTGYQTARAQQRFAVTAGYNINPQWDITASYSNVQYVPGTGSAFRDTAIFNTGGAVVHWRPLTALDLAAGYSYTRATKANRISSPASYSQFNLVQYYSLSKRTGLYAAEAYQRAGGQTLLASATSTSIVNATASIGDGQNSTPSSSRSQVGIGVGMITRF; via the coding sequence ATGAAGCGAATAAAACACGTGAAAATTACCCTGACCAGCACCGCAGTGCTGGCAGCCGCTCCTGCTTTCGCGCAAAGCAGCGTTACGTTGTACGGAATCGTTGATGCAGGTATCGGATACTTGAGCAGTTCGACGCCAAAAGGCGCGACCGGCGGAAAATCGTCAATTACTATGAACAGCGGCATGTGGTCGGGCAGCCGGTTCGGGCTGAAAGGCAGCGAAGATCTGGGCGATGGCACGAGGGCCATCTTCGTACTGGAAGAAGGCTTCAGCAGCGCAACCGGCGCCCAGTCTGTGTCCGGGTTGGCGTTCAATCGCCAGGCATTTGTGGGCGTGGAAAATAAAAGCTACGGCACGTTCACAGGGGGGCGCCAGTACACGTCTTATTATCAGCTTCTGTCACCCTACAGTCCGACCAAATGGCTGACCGGCGCATACGGTGCCCACCCCGGTGATATCGACTCGCTCGATACGAGCTATCGTGTCAGCAACGAACTCAAGTATACGTCGCCGGTCTTCAATGGCCTGACGCTGGGCGGCTCCTACGCGCTGAGTGGTACTCCGGGATCGCTGTACAGCGGCTCGACATGGAGCGTGGCGGCCCAGTACACCAATGGACCAATCGGCATTGCTACAGGCTTCATGCGGGTCAATAACGCGACAACGAACGGTGGTCCCTGGGGCTCCAACTCGACCCTGTCGAATAACGGCTCCCAACCCGCCGTCTCGGCAATCAATACCGGCTACCAGACGGCGAGAGCACAGCAGCGCTTTGCGGTGACGGCGGGATATAACATCAACCCGCAATGGGACATTACTGCCTCGTACTCCAACGTGCAGTATGTTCCCGGCACAGGTTCCGCATTCCGCGACACGGCGATCTTCAATACAGGTGGCGCGGTGGTGCACTGGAGGCCACTTACGGCACTGGACCTGGCCGCAGGCTATAGCTACACGCGTGCGACGAAGGCGAACCGCATCTCCAGTCCTGCAAGCTATTCGCAGTTCAATCTCGTGCAGTACTACAGCCTGTCCAAGCGGACAGGCCTGTATGCCGCGGAGGCCTATCAGCGCGCCGGGGGCCAGACGCTCCTGGCGAGCGCCACGAGCACCAGCATCGTCAACGCCACCGCGTCGATCGGTGATGGCCAAAACAGCACGCCGTCGTCCTCGCGCAGCCAGGTTGGTATCGGCGTCGGCATGATCACCCGCTTCTAG
- a CDS encoding AI-2E family transporter, translated as MQENSTILTPVQRRAFIWLAIALGVGILLWLLSPVLTPFLLGAILAYILQPGVAWMVRRRVPRGLAALLMMLLFTLVMTLLVLLVLAVIQKEAPQLKQQVPVFFAHVNAWLQPKLAMLGLADSLDFASIRDLVMGQLEGSAQTVAVYAWTYIRTSGNVMVTVVGNVVLVPLVLFYLLYDWNRMLARAQVVVPRRWLDKTLQLARDMDQMLSQYLRGQLLVMGVLAVFYAVALTIARFEIALPVGIFTGLAVFIPYIGFATGLALALLAALLQFGDWYGFGAVAVIYGVGQILESFYLTPRLVGERIGLHPLAVIFALLAFGQLFGFFGVLLALPVSAILSVAVRELRQSYLTSTLYNN; from the coding sequence TTGCAAGAGAACTCTACGATCCTGACGCCTGTTCAGCGCCGCGCCTTCATCTGGCTGGCTATCGCGCTGGGCGTCGGCATTCTGCTCTGGCTGCTGAGCCCGGTCCTCACACCGTTTCTGCTCGGCGCGATTCTCGCGTACATTCTGCAGCCGGGCGTGGCGTGGATGGTGCGCCGGCGCGTGCCGCGCGGTCTGGCCGCCTTGCTGATGATGCTGCTGTTCACGCTCGTCATGACGCTGCTCGTGCTGCTGGTTCTGGCTGTCATCCAGAAAGAAGCGCCGCAACTCAAGCAGCAGGTGCCTGTATTTTTTGCACACGTGAACGCCTGGCTGCAACCCAAGCTGGCCATGCTCGGACTCGCCGATTCACTCGATTTCGCCAGCATTCGCGATCTCGTCATGGGGCAACTGGAAGGCAGCGCGCAAACCGTTGCGGTGTACGCGTGGACCTATATCCGCACGAGCGGCAACGTGATGGTGACCGTGGTCGGCAACGTCGTGCTGGTGCCACTCGTGCTGTTCTATCTGCTGTACGACTGGAACCGCATGCTCGCGCGTGCGCAGGTTGTCGTGCCGCGCCGCTGGCTCGACAAGACGCTGCAACTCGCGCGCGATATGGACCAGATGCTGTCGCAATACCTGCGCGGCCAGTTGCTCGTGATGGGCGTACTGGCGGTGTTTTACGCGGTGGCGCTGACTATCGCGCGCTTCGAGATCGCCTTGCCGGTCGGTATTTTTACGGGACTGGCGGTGTTCATTCCGTACATCGGTTTCGCAACCGGCCTCGCGCTGGCGCTGCTCGCGGCGCTGCTGCAATTCGGCGACTGGTATGGCTTCGGCGCGGTCGCCGTGATTTACGGTGTCGGCCAGATCCTGGAAAGCTTTTATCTCACGCCGCGGCTGGTGGGCGAACGGATCGGGCTGCACCCGCTCGCGGTGATTTTCGCGTTGCTCGCGTTCGGGCAGTTGTTCGGCTTTTTCGGTGTATTGCTGGCCTTGCCGGTCAGCGCAATTCTGTCGGTCGCCGTGCGCGAGTTGCGGCAAAGCTATCTGACGAGCACGCTCTATAACAACTGA
- the hda gene encoding DnaA regulatory inactivator Hda yields MLRQLTLDLGTPPPSTFDNFFAGANAELVTRLRELENALAAGPVADRTFYLWGESGSGRTHLLQALVHEASPGHARFAGPQSSLAAFSFDPRVALYAIDDCDALSAAQQIAVFNLFNEVRAHPTSALVAAGNAPPIGMTVREDLRTRLGWGLVFHLAPLPDEGKAAVLKHAARERGIMLADDVPAYLLTHFRRDMPSLMALLDALDRFSLEQKRAVTLPLLRTMLASPDAEERRGGPTSAASSASSAASSKIGPHG; encoded by the coding sequence GTGCTTCGTCAACTGACGCTCGATCTCGGCACCCCGCCGCCATCGACATTCGACAATTTCTTCGCCGGCGCCAACGCCGAGCTGGTCACGCGCCTACGCGAGCTCGAGAACGCGCTCGCCGCCGGGCCGGTGGCCGATCGCACCTTCTACCTGTGGGGCGAGTCGGGCAGCGGCCGCACGCACCTGTTGCAGGCGCTCGTGCACGAAGCATCGCCGGGGCATGCGCGTTTCGCCGGCCCGCAAAGCAGTCTCGCCGCGTTCAGCTTCGACCCGCGCGTCGCGCTCTATGCGATCGACGATTGCGACGCCTTGTCGGCCGCGCAGCAGATCGCCGTCTTCAACCTGTTCAACGAGGTGCGCGCGCATCCCACCAGCGCGCTGGTCGCCGCGGGCAACGCGCCGCCCATCGGCATGACGGTGCGCGAGGATTTGCGCACGCGCCTCGGCTGGGGTCTCGTGTTTCATCTCGCGCCGCTGCCGGACGAGGGCAAGGCCGCGGTGCTGAAACACGCGGCGCGCGAGCGCGGCATCATGCTCGCCGACGACGTGCCGGCCTACCTGCTCACGCATTTTCGCCGCGACATGCCCAGTCTGATGGCGCTGCTCGACGCGCTCGACCGCTTCTCGCTCGAACAGAAACGCGCGGTCACGCTGCCGCTCTTGCGTACCATGCTGGCTTCGCCCGACGCCGAAGAACGGCGCGGCGGGCCGACCTCGGCGGCCTCATCCGCGTCATCCGCCGCTTCAAGTAAAATAGGCCCCCATGGCTAA
- the miaA gene encoding tRNA (adenosine(37)-N6)-dimethylallyltransferase MiaA, producing the protein MTSRMPTVVPCLLGPTASGKTAAALALAARRPVEIISVDSALVYREMDIGTAKPTAEERAVAPHHLIDIVDPTDAYSAAQFRADTLRLTAEIHARGRLPLLVGGTMLYYKALTQGLNDLPAADAEVRATLDADAAREGWPALHARLAALDPVTAARLAPNDSQRIQRALEVFMLTGQTMSALLAAPVMQDDSAALWRFVPIALEPSERSVLHARIEKRFDAMLAGGFIDEVVKLRERGDLLPEMASMRCVGYRQVWEYLDGAVDYSTMRDKGVFATRQLCKRQLTWLRSMPERVVVDCCDPHATARVLEAIEALL; encoded by the coding sequence ATGACGTCGCGTATGCCCACGGTCGTGCCGTGCCTGCTCGGCCCGACCGCATCCGGCAAAACCGCTGCCGCGCTGGCGCTCGCCGCGCGGCGTCCGGTGGAAATCATCAGTGTCGATTCAGCGCTGGTCTATCGCGAGATGGATATCGGCACGGCCAAGCCAACCGCTGAGGAACGCGCGGTGGCGCCGCATCATCTGATCGATATCGTCGATCCCACCGACGCCTATTCCGCCGCGCAATTCCGCGCCGACACTTTACGGCTGACCGCCGAGATTCACGCGCGCGGGCGGCTGCCTTTGCTGGTCGGCGGGACCATGCTGTACTACAAGGCGCTCACGCAAGGGCTCAACGATCTGCCCGCCGCCGACGCGGAAGTGCGCGCCACGCTCGACGCCGACGCCGCACGCGAAGGCTGGCCGGCCCTGCATGCTCGGCTTGCCGCGCTCGACCCCGTAACGGCTGCGCGGCTGGCGCCAAACGACTCGCAGCGGATTCAGCGGGCGCTCGAAGTCTTTATGCTGACCGGACAGACCATGTCCGCGCTGCTGGCCGCGCCCGTCATGCAAGACGACTCGGCTGCCCTGTGGCGCTTCGTGCCGATTGCGCTGGAGCCGTCCGAGCGCAGCGTGCTCCATGCGCGCATCGAGAAACGCTTCGATGCGATGCTGGCCGGCGGTTTTATCGATGAAGTGGTGAAGCTGCGCGAGCGCGGCGACTTATTGCCCGAGATGGCGTCCATGCGCTGTGTGGGCTACCGGCAAGTCTGGGAGTATCTGGATGGCGCGGTCGATTATTCGACCATGCGCGACAAGGGCGTCTTTGCGACGCGGCAGTTGTGCAAACGACAGCTCACATGGCTGCGAAGCATGCCAGAGCGGGTGGTGGTGGATTGCTGCGATCCGCACGCGACGGCGCGGGTGCTTGAAGCGATTGAAGCGTTGCTTTGA
- the purM gene encoding phosphoribosylformylglycinamidine cyclo-ligase, with the protein MNQPKSAPNSTDSAQGLSYRDAGVDIDAGDALVDAIKPFAKKTMRDGVLGGIGGFGALFEVPKKYKEPVLVSGTDGVGTKLRLAFQLNKHDTVGQDLVAMSVNDILVQGAEPLFFLDYFACGKLDVGTAATVVKGIAHGCELSGCALIGGETAEMPGMYPDGEYDLAGFAVGAVEKSKIIDGSTIAPGDVVLGLASSGIHSNGFSLVRKIIERAQPDLNADFDGRSLADALMAPTHIYVKPLLALMQQIAVKGMAHITGGGLVENIPRVLREGLTAELDHRGWPLPPLFSWLQKHGGVADAEMHRVFNCGIGMAVVVSAADADAAIGLLSAAGEQVWKIGVIRESAAGEAQTVVV; encoded by the coding sequence ATGAATCAACCGAAATCCGCCCCGAATTCAACTGATTCGGCCCAAGGTCTGTCGTATCGCGACGCCGGCGTGGACATCGACGCGGGCGACGCCCTGGTCGACGCCATCAAGCCCTTTGCCAAAAAGACGATGCGCGACGGCGTGCTGGGCGGCATCGGCGGGTTCGGCGCGCTGTTCGAAGTGCCCAAGAAGTACAAGGAGCCGGTGCTGGTGTCCGGCACCGACGGCGTCGGCACCAAGCTGCGTCTCGCGTTTCAGCTGAACAAACACGACACCGTCGGCCAGGATCTGGTGGCGATGAGCGTGAACGACATTCTCGTGCAGGGCGCCGAGCCGCTCTTCTTCCTCGACTATTTCGCCTGCGGCAAGCTGGACGTCGGCACGGCGGCAACGGTCGTGAAGGGCATCGCGCATGGCTGCGAACTGTCGGGCTGCGCGTTGATCGGCGGCGAGACCGCGGAAATGCCGGGCATGTACCCCGACGGCGAGTACGATCTGGCCGGTTTCGCGGTCGGCGCGGTGGAGAAGAGCAAGATTATCGACGGCAGCACCATCGCCCCGGGCGACGTCGTGCTGGGTCTGGCTTCGAGCGGCATCCATTCGAACGGTTTTTCGCTGGTGCGCAAGATCATCGAGCGCGCGCAACCGGATCTGAACGCGGATTTCGACGGCCGCTCGCTCGCCGACGCGCTGATGGCGCCCACGCATATTTATGTGAAGCCGCTGCTGGCGCTGATGCAGCAGATCGCCGTCAAGGGCATGGCGCACATCACCGGTGGTGGCCTGGTCGAGAATATTCCGCGCGTGCTGCGTGAAGGCCTGACGGCCGAACTGGATCATCGTGGCTGGCCGTTGCCGCCGCTGTTCTCGTGGCTGCAAAAGCACGGCGGCGTGGCGGATGCGGAAATGCATCGCGTGTTCAACTGCGGTATCGGTATGGCGGTGGTCGTGTCGGCTGCTGATGCCGATGCGGCAATCGGTCTGCTGTCGGCTGCCGGCGAGCAAGTCTGGAAGATCGGCGTGATTCGCGAAAGCGCGGCCGGTGAAGCTCAAACCGTCGTGGTCTAA
- a CDS encoding mechanosensitive ion channel family protein, whose translation MDLETVRVFIMTRGIDLGTKVVGAIVLWIVGRWLIGLITGLLRKVLARNGRVDPTLAHYLGSILGALLNLLLILAILQVFGVQTTSFAALLAGLGLAIGTAWGGLLAHFAAGVFMQVLRPFKVGDFVTAGGVTGTVSELGLFGTTIVTPDNVTTIVGNNKIFSDTISNYSILPVRRVELTAKIANGVDPTDAMNRLKAAVTQIPNVAESPAPDIEVLTFTPEGPLLCVRPYTNNEHYWQVYFDTNRAIIQTFKEAGYPTPETPLAPRAVT comes from the coding sequence TTGGATCTCGAAACAGTACGCGTCTTCATCATGACCCGAGGCATCGACCTCGGCACCAAGGTCGTCGGGGCGATCGTCCTTTGGATCGTCGGCCGCTGGCTCATCGGCTTGATCACCGGACTACTGCGCAAAGTGCTGGCGCGCAATGGCCGTGTCGATCCCACGCTGGCGCATTATCTCGGCTCGATTCTCGGCGCACTGCTGAACCTGCTGCTGATCCTCGCGATCCTGCAGGTGTTCGGTGTCCAGACGACGTCGTTTGCCGCGCTGCTCGCCGGCCTGGGTCTCGCGATCGGCACTGCCTGGGGCGGCCTGCTTGCCCACTTCGCAGCGGGCGTGTTTATGCAGGTATTGCGGCCGTTCAAGGTCGGCGATTTCGTCACCGCGGGAGGCGTCACCGGCACGGTTTCGGAGTTGGGTTTGTTCGGCACGACCATCGTGACGCCGGACAACGTGACCACCATCGTCGGCAATAACAAGATTTTTTCCGACACTATCTCGAACTACAGCATCCTGCCGGTGCGGCGCGTCGAGTTGACGGCCAAGATCGCCAACGGCGTCGATCCGACGGACGCCATGAACCGATTGAAAGCAGCCGTCACGCAGATTCCGAACGTGGCCGAGAGTCCCGCGCCGGACATCGAAGTGCTGACCTTCACACCGGAAGGCCCCCTGCTTTGCGTGCGGCCTTACACGAACAATGAGCACTATTGGCAGGTCTATTTCGACACCAATCGCGCAATCATCCAGACGTTCAAGGAAGCCGGCTACCCCACGCCGGAAACGCCGCTGGCGCCGCGTGCGGTGACCTGA
- a CDS encoding C69 family dipeptidase — MKRIFATIFAFVASAQLSLACTTIIVGKKATVDGSILVARNDDGPGITAVNFLYHPPRRDGYTLRSVMKNKFSYEMPSHLMGYTGSPRGSGSAYDESGFNDAGVGVSATETIVSNARTLSVDPYVKETGIVEEVIPTIILSQAKSAREGVELLGALVESHGSAEGFGVAFVDSNEAWYLENAGGHQWLAMRIPDDSYFVSANQSRLGEFDPDDHNFLSSPNLVGFAQTHGLYDRETEGPFSFRRAFGRDNEIDVRYNYPRVAQLQKWFTANAADQSVTANGFPTFRRPDHPVAVTDVQRALQDYFAGTPSDPYTSANPAATARPISVYRTYQSHVLQTRKGLPEGIANVEYLDLGMTALGIYLPFYQGAAIPESYRGVTGDSDDSSAFWQFRKVQLLAMQDFAHLAPIVRSRYDALALAIADKQLQFEEDYARVAKTDRVEADRMRDRFARGNVDAALAVSRELVNTLVTQLSLRTNQLYRFPGS, encoded by the coding sequence ATGAAACGAATATTTGCGACGATCTTCGCTTTCGTTGCGTCAGCTCAGCTATCGCTGGCCTGCACCACGATTATCGTCGGCAAGAAAGCGACGGTGGACGGCTCAATCCTTGTGGCGCGCAATGACGACGGTCCGGGAATAACTGCCGTCAACTTCCTCTATCATCCCCCGAGGCGCGACGGCTACACACTGCGCAGCGTCATGAAGAACAAGTTTTCATATGAGATGCCCTCGCATCTGATGGGCTACACAGGTTCTCCAAGAGGAAGCGGCAGCGCCTACGACGAGTCGGGGTTTAACGATGCCGGCGTCGGCGTATCGGCTACCGAAACCATCGTAAGTAACGCGCGGACTCTGTCCGTCGATCCCTACGTAAAGGAAACGGGCATCGTCGAAGAAGTGATTCCCACCATTATTCTTTCGCAGGCGAAGTCGGCGCGCGAAGGAGTCGAACTGCTTGGTGCGCTTGTTGAATCACACGGATCGGCGGAGGGCTTTGGCGTCGCGTTCGTCGACAGTAACGAAGCGTGGTATCTGGAAAACGCGGGCGGCCATCAATGGCTTGCCATGAGGATCCCGGACGACAGCTATTTTGTGTCGGCTAACCAGTCGCGACTTGGCGAATTCGATCCTGACGACCACAACTTTCTTTCGTCCCCGAATCTGGTTGGTTTCGCACAAACGCATGGCCTGTACGATCGCGAAACAGAAGGGCCGTTCAGCTTTCGCCGTGCATTCGGACGTGACAATGAGATCGACGTCAGGTACAACTACCCGCGGGTCGCGCAACTCCAGAAGTGGTTTACTGCGAATGCTGCGGATCAGTCCGTCACGGCAAACGGCTTTCCGACGTTCCGGCGACCGGATCACCCGGTGGCGGTGACGGATGTCCAGCGAGCCCTGCAGGATTACTTCGCCGGGACGCCGAGCGATCCTTACACAAGCGCAAATCCGGCGGCTACGGCGAGACCGATTTCAGTCTATCGCACCTACCAGTCGCATGTGCTACAGACGCGCAAAGGACTGCCGGAAGGAATCGCCAACGTGGAGTACCTCGACCTTGGCATGACTGCGCTCGGAATCTACCTTCCGTTTTATCAAGGCGCGGCGATCCCGGAATCCTATCGGGGTGTCACCGGCGATTCGGACGACAGCAGCGCATTCTGGCAATTCCGCAAGGTCCAGTTGCTCGCGATGCAGGACTTCGCGCACCTCGCTCCAATCGTGCGTAGCCGATACGACGCATTGGCATTGGCGATTGCCGACAAGCAATTGCAGTTTGAGGAGGACTACGCGCGGGTTGCAAAGACCGACCGGGTCGAGGCCGACCGTATGCGGGATCGGTTCGCGCGCGGGAACGTCGACGCCGCGCTCGCGGTATCGCGGGAACTTGTCAATACTCTCGTCACGCAACTTTCCCTGCGGACAAACCAGCTTTACAGATTTCCGGGCTCATAA